The Natronolimnobius baerhuensis DNA segment CGTTATTCGTCGCCCTCGAGATCATCGCCGGATGCCGGATTCCAGCGATCCGAGTACGCCGTCCCGCAGGTACATTGGGCGTAGGCGTGGATGACGTCGCCCTCGGCGTAGAGGCCGCCGACGTCCTCGTTCTGTTCCTCCGCGAAGGCGAAGATGTACTGCGGGTCGTGGTCATCCGCGTCGCTGTCTGCGGCCTCCGGGCAGGTCCCATCGGTCAGATCGGCGTCGATGAGTCCCTCGAGATCCATCGCGGATTTCGCAAACTCCATCGCGCCGGTGCCGGTCGCGGCCTGAAACGCGCCGCGGCCGCGCTCGCCGTCGACGACGATCAGTGTGCCACCGTCGACGTGCTCGCCAAAGCGTTCGAGGCGGTCGTCGGAGACGTACGAGTCGGCGAGAAAGAGCGCGACGTCGTCGGGTCGCTCGCCCGCACAGAACTCCGCGCGCTGGTCAGTCATACAGCGAAATCGACGCTCGAGGGGGATAAAAGCCGCGAACCAGGGAGATGGGACGTTAGCGGTCGGGAAGCGAAGACAGGAGTCCGTATTTCGTTCGGTAGCAGACAGCGCCGACCGACGAACCGAGACCGAAACTGTGGGATGTGTCTTGATCGTCGAGTGCGAGTACTGCCTGGCCGAGCCAGATGCCGAGGACCAGTGTCCAGCGACGAGTGCGGGAACGACGAATGCCAGCGATATCTCGGTCGGAACACAGTCGGTAGCAGACACCACTCACGACGCCGATGAGCACCCAGTCGCCGCGAAGGGACGGAGTTTGCGCTGACTCGAGCGTGTTGGCTGGAGCGCCACCAGACTGCATCGCGGAGTCAGACTGCGCTGTCGGACTCGAGCAGTCCGTACAGCCATCGTCTCGCTGCTCGTAATCCTGGCTGAGCGATGTGTGTCGAAGCACGATGACGAGTGCAAGCACCGCGAGGTTCCCCACGAAGTCGAGGCGCGCACGCGTTCGGCGGGAAATCATATACTCGCGTAGACACGTTCCGGGTAAATAAATCAGGCCGCTTGATGGCGTCGAACAGCATCCACATTGGCTCGAGTGTCGAATCCTCCGCGTGAGGAACGCCGATGAGACGTTTAGTCACCCTGCAGACACTAGTATCGCAGGCGCTAGCCGACGAGTGGCTGCAACTGACTGACAATGGCCCGTCTCAGACGCAGTGGCGACCAAATCTGCCATAACGGTTATCTGTGTTACCTTCGCTTTCATGACTATGTCCGGAACCGACAGGAACCCGTCTCACCAGGATGCTGATTACGGTGCTGCCGTCGCGAACCTCGCCGTCGACCGCAATACCGTCGAGCGCGCGAGTGACCTTGCCGGCGTGCGCCCTGCCGACGAGCAGCGACTCGAGTCGCTCGCAACCGCCGTCGAAACCGTTCGCGAGGACGCCCCCGAAGCGTATGCGGACGCCCTTCGCGCACAGCCAGCCATCGCTGAGACACTCGAGCGAACCGGGACGACCGACCAGGCCCTTGCGGGAGACTGCCGTGCGTATCTCGACGCCCTCGAGCGTGGCGAGATCGATTCCGGTGCCGTCGAATCACGACTGCAGGCCCAGGAGAGCGCTGTACCGGCGCTGTTCGAGGCTGGCCCGGACGCCTACGTTGGCTCGTTCGGCGTCCTCTACGAACACCTTCTCGAGGCAATCGCCGCGGACGTAATTGCAGAACACGACGCAACAACCGAGACTGACAGCTCCGGAGCCGGCTCGAGACTCAAGCGCCTGACCGACGGCGGTGTCGCGGCGTCCTCGAGCGACGGGACTGCCATCGAAACGGCAGTCGAAGACGTCGCTGGTCGAACGCTTTCGACACTGCGGGCGACGCTGGTCGACCAGCAGGTCGGCCTCCAGGCCTACGACGAGGCCCGCGAGGAGCAACTCGAGGCCTACGAAGCCGAACTCGCCGAGAAGGAAGCGACTATCGAGGAGTACGAATCCCAACTCGAAGAGTACGAAGAGACAATCGAGAGCTACGAGGCCGACCTCGAGGAACGGGAAGACGTTCGGGCGGACATCACGGACGCTCGCGGGAACATCCAGCGGACTCTCGAGTCGATCAGTGAGTCGACTGACCGCGTCAATTCTGGCGCGCAGACGGTCGATTCGATCTCGAGCGAGCAGTCGGAGTCGATGAGCGAAGTCGCACGCGAAGTGTCGGGACTGTCGGCGACGGTCGAGGAGATTGCCTCGAACGCAGAAGAGGTCAGCGCGACAAGTGAGCAGGCCGAAGAGATTGCTGGGACGACGACCGCGACCGCCGAGGAGGCAATCGACAAGATGGAGGGCGTCCAGGAGGCCGCCGGCGAAGTGACCGACGATGTCGAGGAACTCCGCGAAGGCGTCCAGCGGATCGACGAGATCGTCGAAGTCATCAACAACATCGCGGACCAGACGAATCTACTGGCGCTCAACGCATCGATTGAGGCTGCAACGGCCGGCGAGGCGGGTGACGGCTTCGCTGTCGTCGCAGACGAGGTCAAGAGCCTCGCCGAGGAGTCCCAGGAGGAAGCCGCGAACATCGAGCGGATGGTTGATCGCATTCAGGACGACACCGAAGAGACCGTCGACAGCCTCGAGGCGGCAAACGAGGAGATCGATGACGGTGTCGACCTGGTCGAGGAGACAGTCAACAATCTCGGCCGGATCGAAGAGTCGATTGGCGAGGCCAGTACGGGTATTCAGGAAGTGGCCGTCGCGACGGACGATCAGGCCGCAAGCACGGAGGAAGTCGCCAGCATGACTGACACGGCGATGGAACGGTCACAGCAAATCGCTGATGAAGCCGATACCATTGTCCAGACGACCGACCAACTGAGTAGCCTCCTCGAAGACGCTGACGACGAACTCGACCGCCTCGAGCAGGTTGAATCAACGTCAAACTGAGACCAATGGCAACATCAACACACGCAAGCAACCCGGAGCAGGCTGAGGGAGCCGAACACCCACAGAGTGCACACGTCCTCGAGTTTACGCTAGGCGAGAACCGCTACTGCGTCGACATCGGCTACGTCGCGGAGATCGTCAACACGGACCAGTTGACGGCAGTGCCAAATACGGCAGATCACGTCGAAGGCGTCATGGATCTGCGCGGCGAGACGACGAAGATCGTCAACTTGCGAACGATTTTCGGCGAGAGCGACGACGACGCCGAACTCGGTAGTCGCATCATCGTCTTCAAGCGAAAACGCGGCTCGAACGAGCGAATCGGCTGGCTGGCCGACGAAGTGTATCAGGTACAGGAAGTCAGAACGGACGCCGTCGATACGTCGGTCGATGGGGAGGGAATCGCCGGCGTCATCCGCCGCGAAGACGAGTTCGTCTTCTGGATCGATCCGACAAGCGTTCGCGTTTAGGTCTCGAGTCGGCGGGTGACTGTTCTATTCAGTATCGGTCTGTAACTCCTCGACACGCGCCACGAGGCCGTCGATGGTCTGTTCTTGCTGGTCGGTCGCGCCAACGATCCGGTCGGCAGCAGCCTCGCTCTCTTCCGAGCGGTCGCGAACGGTTTCGATAGTCGCCGTGAGTTCTTCGACGCTCGCGGACTGATCATCGATGACGCGTGCAACTTCCGAAATGCCGGACGCAGCCTCATCGACGGAGTCGTCGATCACGGCGAGTGAGCCGTGGACATCCTCGAGTCGGGCATCCGCCTGTTCGATCCGCTCGTGTGAGCGTTCGACCGTCGCCGTCGTCGTTTCAGACTGGGCGTGCAGTGCCTCGAGACTGGCCGTGATGTCGTCGGTGTGAGACTGTGTTTCGTCGGCCAGATCCTTGACGTGGTTCGCGACGACCGCGAAGCCATCGCCGCTCTCGCCGGCGCGTGCGGCTTCGATGTTCGCATTGAGCGCAAGCAAGTTCGTCTCGTCGGCGACATCCGCGATGACGTCGACGACCTGCTCGATTTCGTCCATCTTCGATCCCAGCGCCTCGACGTGCTCGAGCAGGTCATCACCGATTGCGACGACGTCGGCGGTCGCCTCGCGCGCGTCGTCACCCGCCTCGAGTCCCTCGGAAACGGCCGTCTGGGCGGCACTCGCTGCCGTGTCGACCTCGTCGGCCTGGGCCGCGACTTCTTCCATCCCGGCCGCAAACGATTGCATCTCTCCGACGGCGTCCTCAAGTAAGTCGTGTTGCTCGGCGACGTTGCCGGCGATTTCGTCGGCCGCCGCGCTCGTCTCGTCGACGCTCGCTTGCATCTCGCTCGTCTGGGCGGTGACGCGGCCGGTCAGCGTCTCGAGGCTGTTGGCCATGTCGTTGACGGCGTCGATGACGGCCAGCAGATCGTCATCGAGGACGGCGAACGCGTCATCGTGGTGTGCGCGAGCGGTGAGGTCGCCGCCGCTGATTTCGTCTGCGGTTGCCGTAATCTCCGTGACGAG contains these protein-coding regions:
- a CDS encoding DUF5807 family protein, producing MTDQRAEFCAGERPDDVALFLADSYVSDDRLERFGEHVDGGTLIVVDGERGRGAFQAATGTGAMEFAKSAMDLEGLIDADLTDGTCPEAADSDADDHDPQYIFAFAEEQNEDVGGLYAEGDVIHAYAQCTCGTAYSDRWNPASGDDLEGDE
- a CDS encoding methyl-accepting chemotaxis protein gives rise to the protein MSGTDRNPSHQDADYGAAVANLAVDRNTVERASDLAGVRPADEQRLESLATAVETVREDAPEAYADALRAQPAIAETLERTGTTDQALAGDCRAYLDALERGEIDSGAVESRLQAQESAVPALFEAGPDAYVGSFGVLYEHLLEAIAADVIAEHDATTETDSSGAGSRLKRLTDGGVAASSSDGTAIETAVEDVAGRTLSTLRATLVDQQVGLQAYDEAREEQLEAYEAELAEKEATIEEYESQLEEYEETIESYEADLEEREDVRADITDARGNIQRTLESISESTDRVNSGAQTVDSISSEQSESMSEVAREVSGLSATVEEIASNAEEVSATSEQAEEIAGTTTATAEEAIDKMEGVQEAAGEVTDDVEELREGVQRIDEIVEVINNIADQTNLLALNASIEAATAGEAGDGFAVVADEVKSLAEESQEEAANIERMVDRIQDDTEETVDSLEAANEEIDDGVDLVEETVNNLGRIEESIGEASTGIQEVAVATDDQAASTEEVASMTDTAMERSQQIADEADTIVQTTDQLSSLLEDADDELDRLEQVESTSN
- a CDS encoding chemotaxis protein CheW; this encodes MATSTHASNPEQAEGAEHPQSAHVLEFTLGENRYCVDIGYVAEIVNTDQLTAVPNTADHVEGVMDLRGETTKIVNLRTIFGESDDDAELGSRIIVFKRKRGSNERIGWLADEVYQVQEVRTDAVDTSVDGEGIAGVIRREDEFVFWIDPTSVRV
- a CDS encoding methyl-accepting chemotaxis protein; the protein is MSQHRGRDRADDSSHASRVADSGESTGDGDGDTQPQADSASDATAQPETIRRAGYQQLFDGTGVPTFILDADGVIIEWNNALADLTGVSREDALGHEHASEHFYPDGRRADTLADKVLQEPERAHLEFGVEQRDPSCNRYGDTSTMVDRHGDEKHIDFSATPLYDGDELIGVIEVVVDQTEIVTERDRTADLVTEITATADEISGGDLTARAHHDDAFAVLDDDLLAVIDAVNDMANSLETLTGRVTAQTSEMQASVDETSAAADEIAGNVAEQHDLLEDAVGEMQSFAAGMEEVAAQADEVDTAASAAQTAVSEGLEAGDDAREATADVVAIGDDLLEHVEALGSKMDEIEQVVDVIADVADETNLLALNANIEAARAGESGDGFAVVANHVKDLADETQSHTDDITASLEALHAQSETTTATVERSHERIEQADARLEDVHGSLAVIDDSVDEAASGISEVARVIDDQSASVEELTATIETVRDRSEESEAAADRIVGATDQQEQTIDGLVARVEELQTDTE